In one window of Thermoleophilia bacterium DNA:
- a CDS encoding dehydrogenase — protein RVRPGVAYMDHGARWDPIIPGELDRGGAINTITPHNLTSQHATGMVVSSFLVEVAKVTEEEMAALRQAYPEAFSRNYDPATGVSLSGWVVEDESSGSVSA, from the coding sequence AGAGTACGCCCCGGAGTAGCCTACATGGACCACGGGGCTCGCTGGGATCCCATCATTCCCGGGGAACTAGACCGGGGTGGAGCTATTAACACCATCACTCCCCATAACCTAACCTCCCAGCATGCCACCGGCATGGTGGTAAGCAGCTTTCTGGTGGAAGTAGCTAAGGTAACCGAAGAAGAGATGGCTGCTCTACGCCAAGCCTACCCTGAAGCTTTCTCCCGCAACTATGACCCTGCTACTGGGGTCTCCCTTTCGGGGTGGGTGGTGGAGGATGAGTCGAGTGGGAGCGTGAGCGCCTAA